The stretch of DNA TTCCCTTCGTGGTCTTCGAGGACGACCGCGCCGTTGCGCTCCTGGCAGGTCGCGGCCCGCGTCCGACCTTCCTGCTCGGCGTCAGTCTTCGGCCTGACTGCCGTCTCACCCTCGACCGCGAGATAGGCGGCGGTGTTGAAGAACGTCCGATTACCGCGTGCATCGACATCCGAGACGAAGGTCAACTGGCTGTAGTCGAGCGTGCCGTCGGGGTTCTCTCCATAGATAATCTGTTCGCCGCGGCGTGCCCAGTACGCGATATCGCCCCTATCGCTCCCGTCTTTCAAGGCGAACACGCACAGGCGGCCCGCTTCGACAGCCTTCCGGAGGTTGTGGAGCGTCTGCTTCGGCTTGTCCATCGTGGTGGTTTCGGCCTCGATAGAGACGTGCTGGCCCTGCGTCAACTCCCACAGGTAGGGTTCCTCTTCGCGTAGCCGTCGTTCGCGCTCGCGCTGGTCCTGATAGGTATCGCCCTCGCGGGGATTCGGGTCCAGCGCTGGCGGCAAGTCGGCGACCCCGTCGGGCTGTTCGTCACCCTCCTGTGTTGGGAGTGTACAGTGCATCCCGAGTTTCGTGAACGCTTCGTACGCCTTCGTGAGTACCCAGCGGTGGTCGTTCCCACCGCCACTCCCACCACTCCCGGTGTCCTGCGTAAGTCCTGCCTCCTCAAGCCCGTCCGGGGTCACGCGGAGATATAGGCCGTCCTCGCGGCGCTCGCGTTCCAGAAACTCCTCGGGCACCTGTTCGATGATGTTCGCAACCTGACTCTGGTAGCCGAGGTCGCCTGCCCGACGCTCCCACTCGTCCTTCACGTCGTCTACAGGGACGAACTCGCGTTTCGCGTCCTGTTTGATTTGGACCGCGTACACCGACTCGAACAGCGTATCCCGCTCATCGGTCGAACCGCCACCGTCCGACTCGGGTGCTATATTTCCGGTCGTTGTCTCATTACCCGCGACTCCTTGCCGTTCGAGAACACCGGTCCCGAACTGGTACATCAGCTCGTTTTTCACCTCTTGGTTTGTCTTCCGGCGGTGGCCGTACCGCCGTAGTGATTCCTCAACGAGATTCATCGCCTGCTCTCGGGGTCGAACCGGCGGGTACGGAGGGAACGTGTAGACTTGGAATGCTGGGGAGAGTTCGTTGTTCTCCAGTGTGAGTTGCATCCACACCTTGTAGTTTGGCGTGCCGAGCAGGGTTTGGGAATCAACGTTAAGGTTTTCTGCGATTGCCTGCGCTTCCTCGATGTGACCGGGGTTGAATGAGATAAGCGAGTCCGAGTTTACGAACATCGCCTTGGTTACGTCCTCGGGGAGCATCGACGGGTACTGGGTACAGAACGTAATCGAAAGCCGGTAGGACCGCGCCTCCGACAGCATCTTCTCGATAGTTCCGTCCTCGTTGGCAACGTTGTCGAACTCGTCCACGAACAGATAGAAGGGGTCACGCTCTCGCTCGGCCATGTCGGCCCGCGAGCGAACCGTGGCCCAGATTCGTCGCAGGACCGCCATCCCAATCATGCCCTTCAGTTCCTCGGACTCCGACCCCATCCGCACGATGATGATTTTGTCCTCCTCGATGGCCTCCGGGATGTTGATGTCGGAGTCGCGGAACGCGATAAGTCGGCGGGCAATCGGGTTCTCGACCCACTCCTGTAGCCGGCCCAGCAGGGGTTCCAGTTTCTCGTCGTCCATGTCCGCAATCTCTTGGAGGTAGACGTCGACGAAGTCGATGCCTTCCTCGGCCATGAGGTCCGCGAAGTGCTGGCGGCTCTCTTGGTCCGCGAGGATATAGTACATGTCGATGATGTTGAAATCGTGTTCTGACCGATTCATCGCCCGGATGAGCGACTGCGAGACACGCTTCATCCGGGCGTAATCGCCGGACCCGAACATCGACACGAGGTCGTTCACTAAGTTCTCGGCCGCCGTCTCGTAGGCTGGGTCGTCGGGGTCCAGACCGAGTTCGAGGAAATTGAATCCTGAGACGTACTCCCGTGAGGACCCCGGTTCGATCCAGATTACGTCGTCGGTCCGATGCTCGGGGATAATCTCCATGAGTTCCTCGCTGTCGTCGCCCTTCGGGTCGATGAAACAAGCTCCGTAGCCCGCGTTAACCAACTGCTGGAACTCGTTTTTCAACAGCGTCGATTTCCCGTAGCCTGTGACGCCGAAGATACCCTGATGCCGGAACAGAATATCCTTCTCGATACCTGCGTCCCGGCCGTTCCGCGTACCCTGTCCAATCCAGAGCGGCTGTTCGGGGTTCTCGCGCGACGCTTCAATCATCTCGCGGACCCGCGGCCCCGCATAGGTTTCAATCTCTCCGTCCACTTTCTCTTCAACTCCGCTCTCGTCCGAGAGGGCTTCTAGGTCGATATCGAGTTGTGGTGGGTCGTCGAATAAACCGGAAACCGCGGGGTCGTACCCTCCAATCGTTACCACGTCGTCCGCATCTTCGTCGTCCTCGTCTTCGTCGATGGCGTCGTATGGGACGCCGTTCGCGATGACGTCCTTGCCCTTAAACTCGTCCACCCCCAGTTCCTCGAACGCATACGGCCACTCGTCGCTCTCCTCGCTATCCAGCACCTGTTCGATATCGGCAACCCCGTTCTGAATTTCCAAGAGTTGGCTCGTGTCGTGGATTGTGCTGGTGCGAATCCGGGCAGCGAACTCCCGCAACCGAGCAACCTGCTCGGCTTGGTCGTCCTCTGGCGACCGACTCGTGTTCAACGGATGCCGGTCATCAGTCCGAGGAATGTACTGTTCAACCTCGTCCAGCGCCGTTTCGAGGTCAGCTATCTGCCCGGCAGTGAGGTTGCGGCGGTCGGCGTCGTTCGCAACCTCGTCGAATACGTCCGCCAGTTGGCCATCACTAAGCGGTACCTCCGGAGACTCCTCGGGCTGGTTTGGCGCGCTTTCCTCGGAAGTGTCGTCGTCCTGCAGTATCGTGGAGAAATCTATCATGAGTACTTACTCCGTGGTGGTCTGGTCGTCGAACTGCGGTGCGTCTGCGGGGACGCCCGGACTCGACTCGGTATAGGTCCAATCGACGTTCGGCGTCTCGATATCATCATTCGGGATGTGAGCGATACCCGCCAACTCCGGCGGAGTGAGAATCGTTTTCTCTGACGTAGCGAACTTCTCGCGAAGGCCGAGTGCTAATGTCCGGCTGGCGGCTTTCTCGACCGTCGCACGTAGTTCGTCCTTGGGCAGGGGTTGGCTGACGAGTCCCTGTTCGGTCACTGCGTTGTAGTACGTCTCGAATACTTCCGCGACACCGCGGGCGTGGCGCTCGGCAACCTCTCGGTATGGCGATATCGCGAGAACACGAATTCGAGTGTAGAAGCCGGGTTGTCCCCGCTGTTTCGCAATTTGCTCGCCTGCGTTCTTCATCTTTCGCGAGGCGTCTTGCACTTCGACTTCGCCCGAGAGTTGGCGGCCGAGACTATCCTTCAGTCGGCCGTTCTTCAGTTCCATACCGCGGTCCTCGACGTCTATTCCGAACGGGAGTTTCTGGCTCCACGTCCGCTTCGCTGGCTTGAACACCACCTGCACCAGCATCCGGCAGTCGTCGCTCGCGACCTGCTGGCCGTCGCTCGTCCGCTCCTCTTGAACGACCATCTCGCTCGTCAGTGGACCATAGGGGTCTTCCTCGAACGTCTCGACACCCTCTACGGGCGTCTTAATCGGATAATAGAACATCTTCCGAAGGTCCATCGTCGCCCCCGAGATGAAGTCACCTTCTTCGACCTCGGGGAACCGCGTGTGGTACTCTTCGATTTTACTGCCGGGGTGCTTGTCCAGTACCTGCTTCTCGAAGCGCTCGCGCAAGACCTCGTCGGCGGGCTTGAACAGGAACTTGACCTTCGATTCGTCGTACCACACCTCGAACGACTGGACCGGCGACTGGTTCTGATAGTCGAACTGGCCCGTCCGAACCGTGTAGAGGGTGTTCACGAGGTCGCGGGCCGCGTCGATTCCGTCGTTCTCGGGGCGGGGCGCAATCTTGGTCAGCGGGATGTCGGGTTGCCGGGCCTGAATCGTATTTGCGAGGTCG from Halorussus sp. MSC15.2 encodes:
- a CDS encoding type IV secretory system conjugative DNA transfer family protein; translated protein: MIDFSTILQDDDTSEESAPNQPEESPEVPLSDGQLADVFDEVANDADRRNLTAGQIADLETALDEVEQYIPRTDDRHPLNTSRSPEDDQAEQVARLREFAARIRTSTIHDTSQLLEIQNGVADIEQVLDSEESDEWPYAFEELGVDEFKGKDVIANGVPYDAIDEDEDDEDADDVVTIGGYDPAVSGLFDDPPQLDIDLEALSDESGVEEKVDGEIETYAGPRVREMIEASRENPEQPLWIGQGTRNGRDAGIEKDILFRHQGIFGVTGYGKSTLLKNEFQQLVNAGYGACFIDPKGDDSEELMEIIPEHRTDDVIWIEPGSSREYVSGFNFLELGLDPDDPAYETAAENLVNDLVSMFGSGDYARMKRVSQSLIRAMNRSEHDFNIIDMYYILADQESRQHFADLMAEEGIDFVDVYLQEIADMDDEKLEPLLGRLQEWVENPIARRLIAFRDSDINIPEAIEEDKIIIVRMGSESEELKGMIGMAVLRRIWATVRSRADMAERERDPFYLFVDEFDNVANEDGTIEKMLSEARSYRLSITFCTQYPSMLPEDVTKAMFVNSDSLISFNPGHIEEAQAIAENLNVDSQTLLGTPNYKVWMQLTLENNELSPAFQVYTFPPYPPVRPREQAMNLVEESLRRYGHRRKTNQEVKNELMYQFGTGVLERQGVAGNETTTGNIAPESDGGGSTDERDTLFESVYAVQIKQDAKREFVPVDDVKDEWERRAGDLGYQSQVANIIEQVPEEFLERERREDGLYLRVTPDGLEEAGLTQDTGSGGSGGGNDHRWVLTKAYEAFTKLGMHCTLPTQEGDEQPDGVADLPPALDPNPREGDTYQDQRERERRLREEEPYLWELTQGQHVSIEAETTTMDKPKQTLHNLRKAVEAGRLCVFALKDGSDRGDIAYWARRGEQIIYGENPDGTLDYSQLTFVSDVDARGNRTFFNTAAYLAVEGETAVRPKTDAEQEGRTRAATCQERNGAVVLEDHEGNVQAELPSVEDVDDPEKADVAAYYEEDDGEYIVRAGSEKYTYGTRDEMKVEWAFIYRPFIPEIEFDRLPEPEDFEFVIFPNDDNDQYDEPLLYERGDLRPLFPDDSEGNVSGDGDADWGSSDSDERDDRHDLQKKVEQDDLAGIECPDCGEVGEGNWEDDPKTENLHCVSCGYMPRGSVREHLRAAMNAPSEDASPATPDAVEAEGGQEDVDESDATSETTERPGVECCESPSLAAQYEKDSETQTGWVCSSCFTEFSPDGEPRDATPDTDEDERDGEVTTDETNAGVSDNVGVAIDQF